Part of the Oscillibacter hominis genome is shown below.
CTGGGTGCCGTTGCATTTGGTAATCAGGTCTCCTGTTTTCAGACCGCAGGATCGGGCGGGACAGGGGCCGTCAGACAGTTCCACCACCAGTACACCTCGTGAAAACAACTTTACTCCGATGGTGTGCCCTACGGGGACCAATGTTTTCACAACGTCGGCGGCCTGGGCAGTTACCACCAGAGGGGATACAAACAGCAGCAGGCTGAGAAAAGCCGCCGCGCCGCCCCGCAACCGCTTTCTTTGATTTTTTTGTGGTTCATGCATTGGATCACTCCTTTCACACCGGTCTTCCGACCGGCCTCATTTACTGTTTGCGGAATCCAGCCCAATAGCATTTCTAAAAAGCGGGGATTGTTCCATGGCCGCACTTCCCTGCCGCCGACTTTCGGGCAAAAAAACAAACCCCGCAGAAAAATCTGCGGGGTTCGCTCAAAAAGTGGAATCAGTCGCGCTTATTGAAAATTTTAAAAATATCGGCAAAGGGATCGTCGTCATCCTCCGCCTCCTCCGGATCCAGGGGCGTGGGAACCTTGGGCTGCTGCTCCGTGCCGGCAGACGCGGAACCACCCTCCGGCTTTTTCTTGCCAACGGTGATCCCGGGCGTAGTGTCCTCAAAGCCGGTGGCGATGACGGTGACGCGGATTTCGTCGTCCAGCGTCTCGTCGAATGTGGCGCCGAAGATGGTGAGCGCGTCGGGATGGACCGCCTGCTGCACCAGGGAGGCCGCCTGCTCCACCTCTTCCAAACCGATGTCCATGGAACCGGTTACATTGATGAGCACGCCCTTGGCGCCGTCGATAGAGGTCTCCAGCAGGGGGCTGGACACGGCCATCTTGGCCGCCTCCTCCGCCTTGCCCTTGCCGGCGGCACGGCCCACGCCCATGTGGGCCAGGCCCGCGTCTTTCATAATCGCGGTGACGTCCGCAAAGTCCAGGTTGATGAAGCCCGTGTCGCGGATCAGGTCGGAGATGGACTGCACCGCCTGGCGCAGCACATCATCGGCAATTTCAAACGCGTTGGCGAAGGTGATCTTCTGGTCTGTGGCATGCTTGAGCCGCTCGTTTGGGATGATGACCAGGGAGTCCACCTTTCCCTTGAGCTCCTCGATGCCCTGCTCGGCCTGGACCATGCGGCGGCGGCCCTCAAAGCCGAAGGGCTTGGTCACCACGGCAACGGTGAGGATGTCCATCTCGTGGGCGATCTCCGCCACGATGGGCGCGCCGCCGGTGCCGGTTCCGCCGCCCATGCCGGCGGTGATGAAGACCATGTCCGTGTTCTCCAGCGCCTTGGCGATCTGGCTGCGGCTCTCCTCCGCGCTCTTGCGGCCCACCTCGGGATCGGAACCGGCGCCCTGACCGTGGGTCAGTTTCTCACCAATCTGAATTTTATAGGTTGCGCTGGATACATTCAGCGCCTGCTTGTCCGTATTGACTGCAACAAAATCGACACCGCGGGTGCCGGATTTGACCATGCGGTTCACCACGTTGTTGCCGCCGCCGCCGACACCGATGACCTTGATGTTCACCACAGTGTCGGGACCGGTCTCCAAACCAAAAGCCATACTGCTTCCTCCTACTACAATTCGTATCTGAAGTGCAATTTATGCAGACTCGTACCCAAGATAATGTATTTATCATATTGTATTACGCTTTGTCCCCAAGGTCAATAGTCAGACGCTTTTCTCCGGGATAAATTTTCGCCTTACGGAATGAAATTCGCCACGCCCTCCCGCGTCAGATCAATCGTTCCAGTCTCGTTGATCTCCAGGCAGCTGATGACATATTCCAAATTTTGGATTTGATAAGTAAAGTTGGCGCCCCAGGCCAGCTTCACCGTGAAGCGCCCGCCGTACTCCATGGTCAGCACCGACGCATCCCCCAGGTGCACCGCCTCCACCTGATCCAGCGCCTCCGCCTCCCGCAGCGCTCCCAGCAGGGCCAGGAGCTGTTCCTGCTTGTAGGATTCCTCTTCCCCAAAGGAGAGGAAAGAGCTGACGGCGGGGGCCAGCAGCGTACA
Proteins encoded:
- the ftsZ gene encoding cell division protein FtsZ; the protein is MAFGLETGPDTVVNIKVIGVGGGGNNVVNRMVKSGTRGVDFVAVNTDKQALNVSSATYKIQIGEKLTHGQGAGSDPEVGRKSAEESRSQIAKALENTDMVFITAGMGGGTGTGGAPIVAEIAHEMDILTVAVVTKPFGFEGRRRMVQAEQGIEELKGKVDSLVIIPNERLKHATDQKITFANAFEIADDVLRQAVQSISDLIRDTGFINLDFADVTAIMKDAGLAHMGVGRAAGKGKAEEAAKMAVSSPLLETSIDGAKGVLINVTGSMDIGLEEVEQAASLVQQAVHPDALTIFGATFDETLDDEIRVTVIATGFEDTTPGITVGKKKPEGGSASAGTEQQPKVPTPLDPEEAEDDDDPFADIFKIFNKRD